In one Shinella zoogloeoides genomic region, the following are encoded:
- the carB gene encoding carbamoyl-phosphate synthase large subunit, with translation MPKRQDLKSILIIGAGPIVIGQACEFDYSGTQACKALKEEGYRVILVNSNPATIMTDPGLADATYVEPITPEVVAKIIAKERPDALLPTMGGQTALNTALSLKRMGVLERYNVEMIGAKPAAIDMAEDRALFREAMARIGLETPKSLLANATEIKDQDRKVHEAQRAKLKAELSGDALDKALDELENQWNLGETDRKQRYMSHAMAIGAQALDEIGLPAIIRPSFTLGGTGGGIAYNRSEFFEIVNSGLDASPTTEVLIEESVLGWKEYEMEVVRDKADNCIIICSIENIDPMGVHTGDSITVAPALTLTDKEYQIMRNASIAVLREIGVETGGSNVQFAVNPANGRLVVIEMNPRVSRSSALASKATGFPIAKIAAKLAIGYTLDELENDITGGATPASFEPSIDYVVTKIPRFAFEKFPGAEPTLTTAMKSVGEVMAIGRTFAESLQKALRGLETGLTGLDEIEIPGLGDGNDRNAIRAAISTPTPDRLRMVAQALRLGLTLEEVHEGSKIDPWFLEQFKAIVDMEARIREHGLPADTENLRMLKAMGFSDARLATLSGKRPKEVAELRNGLDVRPVFKRIDTCAAEFASPTAYMYSTYETPFAGATRSEAGISDRKKVVILGGGPNRIGQGIEFDYCCCHAAFALKDAGYEAIMVNCNPETVSTDYDTSDRLYFEPLTAEDVIEILKAEQTNGEVVGVIVQFGGQTPLKLAEALEKNGIPILGTAPDMIDLAEDRDRFQKLLQKLDLAQPNNGIAYSVEQARLVAAEIGFPLVVRPSYVLGGRAMQIIHSESMLQTYLLDTVPELVPEDIKQRYPNDKTGQINTLLGKNPLLFDSYLSNAVEVDVDALCDGKDVFVSGIMEHIEEAGIHSGDSACSLPVHTLSSAVVDELERQTKALAKALNVGGLMNVQYAIKDGTIYVLEVNPRASRTVPFVAKTIGAPIAKIAARIMAGEGLDAAIAAYGAKPDPRNLKHIAVKEAVFPFARFPGVDTLLGPEMRSTGEVIGLDTDFALAFAKSQLGAGVDLPREGTVFVSVRDEDKERVLTAVRLLTDIGFKVMATSGTARFLAENGIEAVKVNKVQEGRPHVEDAIRNRQVSLVINTTDSNKAISDSKSLRRAALMQKVPYYTTMAGAAAAAQAIKALKQGQLEVRPLQSYF, from the coding sequence ATGCCCAAGCGCCAAGATTTGAAATCGATCCTCATCATCGGCGCGGGGCCGATCGTTATCGGTCAGGCCTGCGAATTCGACTATTCCGGCACGCAGGCCTGCAAGGCGCTGAAGGAGGAAGGCTACCGCGTCATCCTCGTCAACTCCAACCCGGCGACGATCATGACCGATCCGGGTCTTGCCGACGCGACCTATGTCGAGCCGATCACCCCGGAAGTCGTCGCCAAAATCATCGCCAAGGAGCGCCCCGACGCGCTGCTGCCGACCATGGGCGGCCAGACGGCGCTCAACACCGCGCTTTCGCTGAAGCGCATGGGCGTGCTCGAACGCTACAATGTCGAGATGATCGGCGCCAAGCCCGCCGCCATCGACATGGCCGAAGACCGCGCGCTCTTCCGCGAGGCGATGGCCCGCATCGGCCTTGAAACGCCGAAGTCGCTGCTCGCCAACGCCACCGAGATCAAGGACCAGGACCGCAAGGTTCACGAAGCCCAGCGCGCCAAGCTGAAGGCAGAGCTTTCGGGCGATGCGCTCGACAAGGCGCTGGATGAGCTGGAAAACCAGTGGAACCTCGGCGAGACCGACCGCAAGCAGCGCTACATGAGCCACGCCATGGCGATCGGCGCGCAGGCGCTGGATGAGATCGGCCTGCCCGCCATCATCCGCCCGTCCTTCACCCTCGGCGGCACCGGCGGCGGCATCGCCTACAACCGCTCGGAATTCTTCGAGATCGTCAATTCCGGCCTCGACGCCTCCCCGACGACGGAAGTGCTCATCGAAGAGTCCGTGCTCGGCTGGAAGGAATACGAGATGGAGGTCGTCCGCGACAAGGCGGACAACTGCATCATCATCTGCTCCATCGAGAACATCGACCCGATGGGCGTGCATACGGGTGACTCGATCACCGTCGCCCCGGCCTTGACCCTGACGGACAAGGAATACCAGATCATGCGCAACGCCTCGATCGCGGTGCTGCGCGAGATCGGCGTGGAGACCGGCGGCTCGAACGTGCAGTTCGCCGTCAACCCGGCAAACGGCCGCCTCGTCGTCATCGAGATGAACCCGCGCGTCTCGCGCTCGTCCGCTCTGGCGTCGAAGGCCACCGGCTTCCCCATCGCCAAGATCGCGGCCAAGCTCGCCATCGGCTACACGCTGGACGAGCTGGAGAACGACATCACCGGCGGCGCGACCCCGGCCTCCTTCGAGCCGTCCATCGACTATGTCGTCACCAAGATCCCGCGCTTCGCCTTCGAGAAGTTCCCCGGCGCCGAGCCGACGCTGACGACGGCCATGAAGTCGGTCGGCGAGGTCATGGCCATCGGCCGCACCTTCGCCGAATCGCTGCAGAAGGCGCTGCGCGGCCTCGAAACGGGCCTGACCGGCCTCGACGAGATCGAAATCCCCGGCCTTGGCGACGGCAACGACCGGAACGCCATCCGCGCCGCCATCTCCACCCCGACGCCGGACCGCCTGCGCATGGTCGCTCAGGCGCTGCGCCTCGGCCTCACGCTGGAAGAAGTGCACGAAGGCTCGAAGATCGACCCGTGGTTCCTCGAACAGTTCAAGGCCATCGTCGACATGGAGGCCCGCATCCGCGAGCACGGCCTGCCAGCGGACACCGAGAACCTGCGCATGCTGAAGGCCATGGGTTTCTCCGACGCACGCCTCGCCACCCTTTCCGGCAAGCGCCCGAAGGAAGTGGCGGAACTGCGCAACGGCCTTGACGTGCGCCCGGTCTTCAAGCGCATCGACACCTGCGCCGCCGAGTTCGCCTCGCCCACCGCCTACATGTACTCGACCTATGAGACGCCCTTTGCCGGCGCCACGCGCTCGGAAGCCGGCATTTCCGACCGCAAGAAGGTCGTCATCCTCGGCGGTGGCCCGAACCGCATCGGCCAGGGCATCGAGTTCGACTATTGCTGCTGCCACGCCGCCTTCGCGCTGAAGGATGCCGGCTATGAAGCCATCATGGTCAACTGCAACCCGGAAACCGTCTCGACCGACTACGACACCTCCGACCGCCTCTATTTCGAGCCGCTGACGGCCGAAGACGTCATCGAGATCCTGAAGGCCGAGCAGACCAATGGCGAAGTCGTCGGCGTCATCGTGCAGTTCGGCGGCCAGACGCCGCTGAAGCTCGCCGAAGCACTGGAGAAGAACGGCATCCCGATCCTCGGCACCGCCCCCGACATGATCGACCTTGCCGAGGACCGCGACCGCTTCCAGAAGCTCCTGCAGAAGCTCGACCTTGCCCAGCCGAACAACGGCATCGCCTACTCCGTCGAGCAGGCACGCCTTGTCGCGGCCGAAATCGGCTTCCCGCTGGTCGTGCGCCCGTCGTACGTGCTGGGTGGCCGCGCCATGCAGATCATCCATTCGGAATCCATGCTGCAAACCTATCTGCTCGACACGGTGCCGGAGCTGGTTCCCGAGGACATCAAGCAGCGCTACCCGAACGACAAGACCGGCCAGATCAACACCCTGCTCGGCAAGAACCCGCTGCTCTTCGACAGCTACCTGTCGAACGCGGTCGAGGTCGACGTCGATGCGCTGTGCGACGGCAAGGACGTCTTCGTCTCGGGCATCATGGAGCATATCGAGGAAGCCGGCATCCATTCGGGCGACTCGGCCTGCTCGCTGCCGGTCCACACGCTTTCCAGCGCGGTCGTCGACGAGCTGGAGCGCCAGACGAAGGCGCTCGCCAAGGCGCTCAACGTCGGCGGCCTGATGAACGTGCAGTACGCTATCAAGGACGGCACGATCTACGTGCTGGAAGTCAACCCGCGCGCCTCGCGCACGGTGCCTTTCGTGGCGAAGACCATCGGCGCGCCGATCGCCAAGATCGCCGCCCGCATCATGGCCGGCGAAGGCCTCGACGCCGCCATCGCCGCCTATGGCGCAAAGCCGGACCCGCGCAACCTCAAGCACATCGCCGTCAAGGAAGCCGTGTTCCCGTTTGCCCGCTTCCCGGGCGTCGACACGCTGCTCGGCCCGGAAATGCGCTCGACGGGCGAGGTCATCGGCCTTGACACCGACTTCGCGCTGGCCTTCGCCAAGTCGCAGCTCGGCGCCGGCGTCGACCTGCCGCGTGAAGGCACGGTCTTCGTCTCGGTGCGCGACGAGGACAAGGAGCGCGTTCTGACGGCCGTGCGCCTCCTGACCGACATCGGCTTCAAGGTCATGGCGACCTCCGGCACCGCCCGTTTCCTTGCCGAAAACGGCATCGAGGCGGTCAAGGTCAACAAGGTGCAGGAGGGCCGCCCGCATGTCGAGGACGCCATCCGCAACCGCCAGGTCAGCCTCGTCATCAATACGACGGACAGCAACAAGGCGATCTCGGACAGTAAGTCGCTGCGCCGCGCCGCCCTGATGCAGAAGGTGCCCTACTACACCACCATGGCCGGCGCCGCCGCCGCCGCCCAGGCCATCAAGGCCCTCAAGCAGGGCCAGTTGGAAGTAAGGCCGCTGCAGTCGTATTTCTAA
- a CDS encoding UdgX family uracil-DNA binding protein (This protein belongs to the uracil DNA glycosylase superfamily, members of which act in excision repair of DNA. However, it belongs more specifically to UdgX branch, whose founding member was found to bind uracil in DNA (where it does not belong), without cleaving it, appears to promote DNA repair by a pathway involving RecA, rather than base excision.): protein MHTVPLLGRGDFSEWRDAARALAAAGISPREVEWRIGDLGDELFEADPPDLPKPDPPAPPLTVPPAFLPLAEAVVCHTEPGRFHLLYRLLWRLQSDRRLLELTADKDVAWARLLAKNVHRDSHKMTAFVRFKEIAGGTEGRRRFFAWFEPSHFVVARTAPFFRRRFADMDWIIATPKGTASWDGESLIFDTRPGADPGHGDPTDDLWRTYYASIFNPARLKLKAMQAEMPKKYWRNLPEADLIPELIANAEANVRAMAERAASDPPLFHYRLQDAAGTEAQIVPAAAGTIEALRAEARHCTRCPLHCTATQTVFGEGPQDARVMMVGEQPGDQEDLASRPFVGPAGKVFDAVLKEAGLPRDTLYLTNAVKHFKYVPRGKRRIHQKPSQGEIEHCRWWLAKEVALVRPRLIVALGATAVYALSGERKPLSQLRGRPIAMEGDVVLYPTIHPSYLLRLPDETERRRQHALFIEDMQMIRHLGETMEGMQKAG, encoded by the coding sequence ATGCACACGGTTCCTCTCCTTGGCCGGGGCGACTTTTCCGAATGGCGGGATGCGGCGCGGGCGCTCGCCGCGGCGGGCATTTCGCCGCGCGAGGTGGAGTGGCGGATCGGCGATCTCGGGGACGAGCTTTTCGAAGCCGACCCGCCGGACCTGCCGAAACCCGATCCGCCAGCGCCGCCCCTCACGGTGCCGCCCGCCTTCCTGCCGCTGGCCGAAGCGGTCGTCTGCCACACCGAGCCCGGCCGTTTCCATCTGCTCTATCGCCTGCTCTGGCGCCTGCAATCGGACCGCCGGCTTCTGGAGCTGACGGCGGACAAGGATGTCGCCTGGGCGCGCCTGCTCGCCAAGAACGTCCATCGCGACAGCCACAAGATGACGGCCTTCGTGCGCTTCAAGGAAATCGCCGGGGGCACGGAAGGCCGGCGCCGTTTCTTCGCCTGGTTCGAGCCCTCGCATTTCGTCGTGGCACGCACCGCGCCGTTCTTCCGCCGCCGTTTCGCCGACATGGACTGGATCATCGCCACGCCGAAGGGCACGGCGAGCTGGGATGGCGAAAGCCTGATCTTCGACACGCGCCCCGGCGCGGACCCGGGTCACGGCGATCCGACCGACGATCTCTGGCGCACCTATTATGCGAGCATCTTCAACCCCGCGCGGCTGAAGCTGAAGGCCATGCAGGCGGAAATGCCGAAGAAATACTGGCGGAACCTGCCGGAGGCGGACCTCATTCCGGAGTTGATCGCCAATGCGGAGGCCAATGTGCGCGCCATGGCCGAGCGGGCGGCGAGCGACCCTCCGCTCTTCCATTACCGCCTTCAGGACGCGGCCGGGACGGAGGCGCAGATCGTGCCCGCGGCGGCCGGCACCATCGAGGCCCTGCGCGCCGAGGCGCGGCACTGCACGCGATGCCCGCTGCACTGCACGGCCACGCAGACCGTCTTCGGCGAAGGGCCGCAGGACGCGCGGGTGATGATGGTCGGCGAGCAGCCGGGCGATCAGGAGGACCTTGCCAGCCGCCCCTTCGTCGGACCGGCGGGCAAGGTCTTCGACGCGGTGCTGAAGGAGGCCGGCCTTCCGCGCGACACGCTCTACCTCACCAATGCGGTCAAGCATTTCAAATATGTTCCGCGCGGCAAGCGCCGCATCCACCAGAAGCCGTCGCAGGGCGAGATCGAGCATTGCCGCTGGTGGCTGGCAAAGGAGGTCGCGCTGGTCAGGCCCCGCCTCATCGTCGCGCTCGGCGCCACCGCCGTCTATGCACTCAGCGGCGAGCGCAAGCCGCTCAGCCAGCTGCGCGGCAGGCCGATCGCCATGGAGGGCGACGTCGTGCTCTACCCGACCATCCACCCCTCCTACCTGCTGCGCCTGCCCGACGAAACCGAGCGCCGGCGTCAGCACGCCCTTTTCATCGAGGACATGCAGATGATCCGGCATCTGGGAGAGACGATGGAGGGGATGCAAAAGGCCGGGTGA
- a CDS encoding putative DNA modification/repair radical SAM protein, whose translation MKKSLQQRLAILSDAAKYDASCASSGTVRRDSVKSGGLGSTEGAGICHAYAPDGRCISLLKILLTNFCIFDCAYCINRSSSNVERARFTPEEVVWLTLEFYRRNYIEGLFLSSGIIRSPDHTMGEMVRVARDLRTVHGFRGYIHLKSIPDAAPELIEEAGLYADRLSLNIELPTDAGIGRFAPEKRPDGIRRAMGELRRKIEAADDPTLQTKRRKRFVPGGQSTQMIVGADGADDATILRTSARLYGSYGLKRVYYSAFSPIPDASRALPLIKPPLVREHRLYQADWLYRFYGFGVDEITGATGGMLDLDMDPKLAWALANRDAFPVDVNRAARERLLRVPGLGTKTVEAILSSRRFRRLRLEDLARLGVSLRKVRAFIEAEGWTPRRLADRADLKTLFSPRPEQLSLL comes from the coding sequence ATGAAGAAATCGCTGCAGCAACGCCTGGCCATCCTGTCGGATGCCGCCAAATACGATGCCTCCTGCGCCTCGAGCGGGACGGTCAGGCGCGACTCCGTCAAGTCGGGCGGGCTTGGATCGACCGAAGGGGCGGGGATTTGCCACGCCTATGCGCCGGACGGGCGATGCATCTCGCTCCTGAAGATATTGCTGACCAATTTCTGCATCTTCGACTGCGCCTATTGCATCAACCGCTCCTCCAGCAATGTCGAGCGCGCCCGCTTCACGCCGGAGGAGGTCGTCTGGCTGACGCTGGAGTTCTACCGGCGCAACTATATCGAAGGCCTGTTCCTTTCCTCCGGTATCATCCGTTCGCCCGATCATACGATGGGCGAGATGGTGCGGGTGGCGCGGGACCTGCGCACCGTGCACGGCTTTCGCGGCTATATCCATCTGAAGTCCATCCCGGATGCGGCGCCGGAGCTGATCGAGGAGGCGGGGCTTTATGCCGACCGGCTGTCGCTCAACATCGAACTTCCGACGGATGCCGGTATCGGCCGGTTCGCGCCGGAAAAGCGGCCGGACGGCATTCGCCGAGCCATGGGGGAGCTGCGCCGCAAGATCGAGGCGGCCGACGATCCGACCCTGCAGACGAAGCGGCGCAAGCGCTTCGTGCCGGGCGGCCAGAGCACGCAGATGATCGTCGGCGCTGACGGGGCGGATGACGCGACCATCCTCAGGACGAGCGCGCGGCTCTATGGTAGCTACGGCCTGAAGCGCGTCTATTATTCCGCCTTCAGCCCCATTCCCGATGCCTCCCGCGCGCTTCCGCTGATCAAGCCGCCGCTGGTACGCGAGCACCGGCTCTACCAAGCGGACTGGCTCTATCGTTTCTACGGCTTCGGCGTGGACGAGATCACCGGGGCGACGGGCGGCATGCTCGACCTCGACATGGATCCCAAGCTCGCCTGGGCGCTCGCCAACCGCGACGCCTTTCCGGTGGACGTCAACCGGGCCGCGCGCGAGCGGCTGCTGCGCGTGCCGGGCCTCGGCACGAAGACGGTGGAGGCGATCCTTTCCAGCCGCCGCTTCCGGCGCCTGCGGCTGGAGGACCTGGCGCGGCTCGGCGTCTCGCTGCGCAAGGTGCGCGCCTTCATCGAGGCGGAGGGCTGGACGCCGCGGCGCCTTGCCGACCGCGCCGACCTCAAGACGCTCTTCTCGCCGAGGCCCGAACAGCTTTCGTTGCTCTGA
- a CDS encoding SDR family oxidoreductase: MTRSQSARTAAKQRDIQEEVAQADRKDKGDKPEAMQAGARLYPVPPFPKQHQPKPGSEAKLDPPPMYDAPFYKGSEKLKGKVALITGGDSGIGRAVAVLFAREGADVAICHLAEGQDARDTIAAVKAEGRRCIAFAGDVKDKAFCRETVKCTVKDLGRLDILDNNAAFQVHAKDILDLSEEHFDETLKTNLYGYFFMAKAAVPHMEPGSAIINTGSVTGLEGSKALLDYSMTKGGIHAFTRSLAGQLVPRGIRVNAVAPGPVWTPLNPSDKEAEDVAEFGADTPMKRPAQPEELAPAYVFLASPQCSSYITGEVLPIIGGY, translated from the coding sequence ATGACCCGCAGCCAGTCTGCCCGCACGGCGGCGAAACAGCGCGATATCCAGGAGGAGGTGGCGCAGGCCGACCGCAAGGACAAGGGCGACAAGCCCGAGGCCATGCAGGCCGGCGCGCGCCTCTATCCCGTCCCGCCCTTTCCCAAGCAGCATCAGCCCAAACCCGGCAGCGAGGCCAAGCTCGATCCGCCGCCGATGTACGATGCGCCCTTCTACAAGGGGTCCGAGAAGCTGAAGGGCAAGGTGGCGCTCATTACCGGCGGCGATTCCGGCATCGGTCGGGCGGTCGCGGTGCTCTTCGCCCGCGAGGGCGCGGACGTGGCGATCTGCCATCTCGCCGAAGGGCAGGATGCAAGAGACACGATCGCCGCCGTCAAGGCGGAGGGCCGGCGCTGCATCGCCTTTGCCGGCGACGTCAAGGACAAGGCGTTCTGCCGCGAGACGGTCAAATGCACGGTCAAGGACCTCGGCCGGCTCGACATCCTCGACAACAATGCCGCCTTCCAGGTCCATGCGAAGGATATCCTGGACCTCTCGGAAGAGCATTTCGACGAGACGCTGAAGACCAATCTCTACGGCTATTTCTTCATGGCGAAGGCCGCGGTGCCGCACATGGAGCCCGGGTCGGCGATCATCAACACCGGCTCCGTGACCGGCCTCGAAGGGTCGAAGGCGCTGCTCGACTATTCGATGACCAAGGGCGGTATCCATGCCTTCACGCGCTCGCTGGCAGGCCAGCTCGTGCCGCGCGGCATCCGCGTCAACGCGGTCGCGCCCGGCCCGGTCTGGACGCCGCTCAACCCCTCGGACAAGGAGGCGGAGGACGTCGCGGAATTCGGCGCGGACACGCCGATGAAGCGTCCCGCCCAGCCGGAGGAACTGGCGCCGGCCTATGTCTTCCTCGCCTCGCCGCAATGCTCCAGCTACATCACCGGCGAGGTGCTTCCCATCATCGGCGGCTATTAG
- the greA gene encoding transcription elongation factor GreA encodes MVEKVPMTQDGFVKLQEELRWRQQEERPRIIEAIAEARAHGDLSENAEYHAAKEAQSHNEGRVAELEDFVARAEVIDLSKMSGTKIKFGAKVKLVDEDTEEEKVYQIVGDQEADVKQGRISISSPIARALIGKEVGDSIEVNAPGGSKAYEILAVTWG; translated from the coding sequence ATGGTTGAAAAGGTACCGATGACTCAGGACGGTTTCGTCAAGCTGCAGGAAGAGCTGCGCTGGCGTCAGCAGGAAGAGCGTCCGCGAATCATCGAGGCGATCGCCGAAGCGCGCGCCCATGGCGACCTGTCGGAAAACGCCGAGTACCACGCCGCCAAGGAAGCGCAGAGCCACAATGAAGGCCGCGTGGCGGAACTGGAAGACTTCGTCGCCCGCGCGGAAGTCATCGACCTTTCCAAGATGTCCGGCACGAAGATCAAGTTCGGCGCCAAGGTGAAGCTCGTCGACGAGGACACCGAGGAAGAGAAGGTCTACCAGATCGTCGGCGACCAGGAAGCCGATGTGAAGCAGGGCCGCATCTCCATTTCCTCGCCCATCGCCCGCGCGCTGATCGGCAAGGAAGTCGGCGATTCGATCGAAGTGAACGCCCCCGGCGGCTCCAAGGCCTACGAGATCCTCGCCGTCACCTGGGGGTGA
- a CDS encoding glycosyltransferase family 4 protein has translation MTDIRHVDVIALNFKRRLSGVTSTVIQLVPFQAKLGTRIAVLGPGLPDDAGLPKIGFGALLRLWRAPEGRRHRIWHARRNNEMGVGLFLRGVLRMPLKLVFTSAAQRRHSAYTRFLIRKMDAVIATSDRSASFLEVPFRVIRHGVDLEAFHPPQTADDGIAATGLPGRHLVGCFGRIRHQKGTDLFVRAMIELLPHHPDWTAVICGRATASHAAFADGLKAEIAAAGLSDRIVFMGEVPDVKVWYRRLTLYVAPSRNEGFGLTPLEAMASETAVVASDAGAYAEMISPGRTGEVVPAGDFQALREAIRPYLADPDMTLRHAAAGLAEVRENFALEKEARAVNAVYADLA, from the coding sequence GTGACCGACATCAGACATGTCGACGTGATAGCGTTGAACTTCAAGCGCCGGCTTTCCGGCGTGACGTCGACGGTCATCCAGCTCGTGCCCTTCCAGGCCAAACTCGGCACGCGCATCGCCGTGCTCGGCCCCGGCCTGCCCGACGATGCCGGCCTGCCGAAGATCGGCTTCGGCGCGCTCCTTCGCCTCTGGCGCGCGCCCGAAGGGCGCCGCCACCGCATCTGGCACGCGCGGCGCAACAACGAGATGGGCGTCGGCCTCTTCCTGCGCGGCGTCTTGCGCATGCCACTGAAGCTGGTCTTCACCTCGGCCGCGCAGCGCCGCCACAGCGCTTACACGCGCTTCCTCATCCGCAAGATGGATGCCGTCATCGCGACCAGCGATCGTTCCGCCTCCTTCCTCGAAGTGCCCTTCCGGGTCATCCGCCACGGCGTCGATCTCGAAGCCTTCCACCCGCCGCAGACGGCCGACGACGGCATTGCCGCGACCGGCCTGCCCGGGCGGCATCTCGTCGGCTGCTTCGGCCGCATTCGCCACCAGAAGGGCACCGACCTTTTCGTGCGGGCGATGATCGAGCTTCTGCCGCACCATCCCGACTGGACCGCCGTCATCTGCGGCCGGGCGACCGCAAGCCACGCCGCCTTCGCCGATGGCCTGAAGGCCGAGATCGCCGCCGCCGGCCTCTCCGACCGCATCGTCTTCATGGGCGAAGTGCCCGATGTAAAGGTCTGGTATCGCCGGCTTACGCTCTATGTCGCGCCCTCGCGCAACGAAGGCTTCGGCCTGACGCCGCTGGAGGCCATGGCGTCCGAAACGGCCGTGGTCGCGAGCGACGCCGGCGCCTATGCCGAGATGATCTCGCCCGGCAGGACGGGCGAAGTCGTGCCCGCCGGCGATTTCCAGGCGCTGCGCGAGGCGATCCGCCCCTACCTCGCCGATCCGGACATGACCCTGCGCCACGCCGCGGCGGGCCTTGCCGAGGTGCGGGAAAACTTTGCGCTGGAAAAGGAAGCAAGGGCCGTCAACGCGGTCTATGCCGACCTTGCCTGA
- a CDS encoding FkbM family methyltransferase, whose product MSLLKKLLLTLVLKQARKNRALPQSFAGLVFDYISIKSVLYGRFENAELDYLEQRVFPRLPARRNVLDVGANIGVHALSFSNHFAHVHAFEPHPLTFQILAFNSRLAKNVSVHQKGASSEAFVARAVSVPGNIGAAHIVAESAADAESIEFACDRLDAMLPEEVKSSVDFMKADVEGHELSALRGAEDILARSSPLIAFELLRSKDPAQGADLIGFLKDRGYVHFYEIRRTLLGTRKLAVIARFRNRNHKMVLASKTPLR is encoded by the coding sequence ATGTCTCTTCTGAAAAAGCTGCTGCTGACTCTTGTCCTGAAGCAGGCGCGAAAAAACAGGGCCTTGCCGCAATCTTTCGCGGGGCTCGTTTTCGACTACATATCCATCAAATCGGTTCTCTACGGCCGCTTTGAAAACGCCGAGCTGGATTACCTGGAGCAGCGCGTCTTCCCTCGCCTCCCCGCCCGGCGCAATGTGCTGGATGTCGGCGCGAATATCGGCGTGCACGCCCTGTCGTTCAGCAACCACTTCGCACATGTGCACGCCTTCGAGCCGCATCCGCTCACCTTCCAGATCCTGGCATTCAACAGCCGGCTGGCAAAAAACGTCAGCGTCCACCAGAAAGGCGCCTCGTCAGAAGCCTTCGTGGCCAGGGCGGTCAGCGTGCCGGGCAATATCGGCGCCGCCCATATCGTGGCCGAATCCGCAGCCGATGCCGAAAGCATCGAATTCGCATGCGACCGGCTCGATGCGATGCTGCCGGAAGAGGTGAAGTCGTCCGTCGATTTCATGAAGGCCGATGTCGAAGGCCATGAACTGAGCGCCCTGAGGGGCGCAGAGGACATTCTGGCCAGATCGTCTCCCCTGATCGCGTTCGAGCTGCTGCGGTCGAAAGACCCCGCCCAGGGGGCGGATCTGATCGGCTTCCTGAAGGATCGAGGCTACGTCCATTTCTACGAGATCCGCCGCACCCTGCTCGGCACGCGAAAACTCGCCGTCATCGCGCGCTTCCGCAACAGGAACCACAAGATGGTGCTGGCCTCGAAAACGCCGCTTCGCTGA
- a CDS encoding Lrp/AsnC family transcriptional regulator — MFRAELDAIDIRILKELQADGRMTNVELAARAGISAPPCLRRVRKLEEAGIIEGYTAMLNAPALGYDLVAFCMVGLKHQSEANLKAFAAATGEWPMVRQAWMVSGDSDFLLHCVAENLTRFQDFVIEELTANAQVDTVRTMLTIRQVKRVGLVEV; from the coding sequence ATGTTTCGCGCCGAACTTGACGCCATCGACATCCGCATCCTGAAAGAGCTTCAGGCCGATGGCCGGATGACCAACGTGGAGCTTGCCGCGCGCGCTGGTATCTCCGCGCCGCCCTGCCTGCGCCGCGTGCGCAAGCTGGAGGAGGCGGGCATCATCGAGGGTTATACGGCGATGCTGAACGCGCCGGCGCTCGGCTACGATCTCGTCGCCTTCTGCATGGTCGGCCTCAAGCACCAGTCGGAGGCGAACCTGAAGGCCTTCGCGGCCGCCACCGGTGAATGGCCGATGGTGCGCCAGGCCTGGATGGTCTCCGGCGACAGCGACTTCCTCCTGCATTGCGTGGCCGAGAACCTCACGCGCTTCCAGGATTTCGTCATCGAGGAACTGACCGCCAATGCGCAGGTCGATACCGTGCGCACCATGCTGACCATCCGCCAGGTCAAGCGGGTAGGGCTTGTGGAGGTGTGA